One genomic segment of Flagellimonas marinaquae includes these proteins:
- the atpD gene encoding F0F1 ATP synthase subunit beta: MSKVTGKVAQIIGPVIDVEFESGVEIPRIYDSLEIAKADGSRLVLEVQSHIGENTVRTISMDSTDGLSRGVEVVATGNPIQMPIGEDVYGRLFNVIGDAIDGLEELPRTGDNGLPIHREAPKFEDLSTSTEVLFTGIKVIDLIEPYAKGGKIGLFGGAGVGKTVLIQELINNIAKGHGGLSVFAGVGERTREGNDLLREMLESGIIKYGDDFLHSMEEGGWDLSKVDKTAMKDSKATFVFGQMNEPPGARARVALSGLTIAEYFRDGSGEGQGKDVLFFVDNIFRFTQAGSEVSALLGRMPSAVGYQPTLATEMGAMQERITSTKRGSITSVQAVYVPADDLTDPAPATTFAHLDATTVLSRKIAELGIYPAVDPLDSTSRILTPEILGKEHYDCAQRVKELLQRYKELQDIIAILGMEELSEEDKLAVGRARRVQRFLSQPFHVAEQFTGIPGVLVDIKETIKGFNMIMDGELDHLPESAFNLKGTIEEAIEAGEKMLAEA; this comes from the coding sequence ATGTCTAAAGTAACAGGTAAGGTTGCCCAAATTATAGGCCCGGTCATTGATGTTGAGTTTGAATCAGGGGTAGAGATCCCAAGAATTTATGACTCCCTTGAAATTGCAAAAGCTGATGGCTCAAGATTGGTTTTGGAAGTACAATCACACATTGGTGAGAATACAGTAAGGACCATTTCTATGGACTCTACCGATGGATTGAGCAGAGGTGTAGAGGTAGTAGCTACCGGAAATCCAATCCAAATGCCAATCGGAGAAGATGTTTACGGACGTCTTTTTAATGTGATCGGTGACGCTATCGATGGTTTGGAAGAATTACCTAGAACTGGCGACAATGGACTTCCAATTCACAGGGAAGCACCGAAATTTGAAGACCTTTCCACTTCCACAGAAGTACTTTTTACAGGTATTAAGGTAATCGATCTTATCGAGCCTTACGCAAAAGGAGGTAAGATTGGATTGTTCGGTGGTGCCGGGGTAGGTAAAACCGTATTGATCCAGGAGTTGATCAACAACATTGCTAAAGGTCACGGTGGTTTGTCCGTGTTCGCAGGTGTTGGGGAGCGTACTCGTGAAGGAAACGATTTGCTTCGTGAAATGTTGGAGTCCGGCATTATAAAATACGGAGACGATTTCTTGCACTCCATGGAAGAAGGCGGATGGGATCTATCCAAAGTGGATAAAACCGCAATGAAAGATTCCAAAGCAACATTCGTGTTCGGTCAGATGAACGAACCACCCGGGGCTCGTGCACGTGTGGCATTGTCCGGTTTAACGATTGCTGAGTATTTCCGTGATGGGTCGGGAGAAGGACAAGGTAAGGACGTTCTTTTCTTCGTAGATAACATTTTCCGTTTCACCCAAGCAGGTTCAGAGGTGTCCGCACTTTTAGGTCGTATGCCATCTGCGGTAGGTTACCAGCCAACATTGGCAACAGAGATGGGTGCCATGCAGGAAAGGATTACATCAACAAAAAGAGGTTCCATTACATCTGTACAGGCGGTTTACGTTCCTGCGGATGACTTGACGGATCCTGCACCAGCTACAACATTTGCTCACTTGGATGCAACAACCGTACTATCCCGTAAAATTGCCGAGTTGGGTATTTATCCTGCTGTGGATCCCTTGGATTCCACTTCTAGGATCTTGACTCCTGAGATTTTGGGTAAAGAGCACTACGATTGTGCACAGCGTGTAAAAGAGTTGTTGCAACGTTATAAAGAGCTTCAGGATATTATTGCCATCTTGGGTATGGAAGAACTTTCTGAAGAAGATAAATTGGCCGTAGGTAGAGCTAGACGTGTGCAACGTTTCTTATCTCAGCCTTTCCACGTAGCTGAGCAGTTTACTGGTATTCCAGGGGTATTGGTTGATATTAAAGAGACCATCAAAGGATTTAATATGATTATGGACGGTGAATTGGATCACCTACCGGAATCTGCTTTCAACCTTAAAGGTACCATCGAGGAAGCTATCGAGGCTGGAGAGAAAATGTTGGCGGAAGCCTAA
- a CDS encoding M16 family metallopeptidase: MKKYLVLTVLSLFMTAAYTQIDRSTQPKPGPAPKINLKEPARFELKNGLKVLVVENHKLPRVRIQLSIDNPPIMEGDKAGVSALTGSLLGKGSKNIPKDEFYEEVDFLGANIFIGDQSAFASSLSKYFPRILELMADAALNPNFTQEEFDKEKEKIITGIKSEEKDVSAIAERVQAALAYGKNHPYGEFMTEETVNNVSLVDVEQFYRSYFVPANAYLVVIGDVEFDTVKELVTKAFTPWSKAAPPSFTYSDPKDVQYTQINFVDVPNAVQSEVAVENLTHLTMKDEDYLDALLANRILGGGMQSRLFQNLREDKGYTYGAYSGIRANKYSPMRFDAFAQVRNMVTDSSVVEILKEIQTITSEPVSDQELANAKAKYAGSFVMALEKPETVAQYALNIETQDLPQDFYKTYLERLDAITKEDVQKAAQKHFTTSNARIVVTGKGSDVLENLEKVTFNGKTVPVLYYDKYANKTAKPDYTAGIPEGMDANTVLTNYIKAVGGKSKLEGVNSYSMIAEAEMQGMKLELEMKKTTKDQFMQDVKMQGNSMQKQVLDGDSGYMIVQGQRKDLSPEEIAKIKEEAAAFPELNYLAAGDVTLEGVEPVGDSKAYKLKISDNKTAFYDVETGLKVQETNTQEVQGQQVTSTIGFDDYQEVSGIKFPFKLIQSMGPQNMEFIVKEIKVNEGVEATDFK; encoded by the coding sequence ATGAAAAAGTATTTAGTTTTAACCGTGCTGTCCTTGTTTATGACAGCCGCTTACACGCAAATAGACAGGAGCACACAGCCGAAACCTGGCCCTGCTCCAAAAATCAACCTAAAAGAGCCTGCGCGTTTCGAACTTAAAAATGGGCTAAAAGTGCTTGTTGTCGAAAATCATAAATTGCCCAGGGTCCGCATCCAATTATCTATAGACAACCCTCCTATTATGGAAGGGGATAAAGCTGGCGTGTCCGCCCTTACCGGAAGTTTACTGGGCAAAGGCTCCAAAAATATTCCAAAAGATGAGTTTTATGAAGAAGTTGACTTTTTGGGCGCCAACATTTTTATTGGGGACCAAAGTGCCTTTGCAAGTTCACTATCCAAATATTTTCCAAGAATTCTAGAGTTAATGGCCGATGCCGCGCTAAACCCGAATTTTACCCAAGAGGAGTTTGATAAGGAAAAAGAGAAAATTATCACTGGCATCAAATCGGAAGAGAAAGATGTTTCAGCGATTGCAGAAAGAGTTCAGGCCGCTTTGGCCTACGGTAAAAACCACCCGTATGGTGAATTTATGACGGAAGAGACCGTAAACAATGTTTCCCTGGTAGATGTGGAGCAATTTTACAGGTCCTATTTTGTGCCCGCCAATGCCTATTTGGTAGTGATCGGCGATGTTGAGTTCGATACGGTAAAGGAATTGGTTACAAAGGCCTTTACCCCATGGTCCAAAGCCGCGCCGCCATCTTTCACCTATTCCGACCCCAAAGATGTACAATACACCCAGATCAACTTTGTTGATGTACCCAACGCCGTACAATCCGAGGTAGCCGTGGAGAACCTTACCCACTTAACAATGAAGGATGAAGACTACCTGGACGCTCTTTTGGCCAACAGAATTTTAGGAGGCGGAATGCAGTCCAGATTGTTTCAAAACTTAAGAGAGGACAAAGGATACACCTATGGTGCCTATTCTGGCATCAGGGCAAACAAATATAGCCCTATGAGATTTGATGCCTTTGCACAGGTTCGAAATATGGTTACCGATAGCTCGGTTGTGGAAATATTGAAAGAAATCCAAACTATAACTTCCGAGCCGGTTTCGGATCAAGAGTTGGCCAACGCCAAGGCAAAATATGCAGGTAGCTTTGTAATGGCCTTGGAAAAACCGGAAACGGTAGCACAATATGCCTTGAATATTGAAACACAAGACCTTCCACAAGATTTTTATAAAACTTACTTGGAACGATTGGATGCCATTACCAAAGAAGATGTACAAAAGGCCGCGCAAAAGCACTTTACTACTTCAAATGCTCGCATAGTGGTTACTGGCAAGGGCAGCGATGTTTTGGAAAACTTGGAAAAGGTGACTTTTAATGGAAAAACCGTACCCGTGCTATACTACGACAAATATGCCAATAAAACAGCAAAGCCAGATTACACTGCTGGTATTCCAGAGGGCATGGATGCCAATACTGTTTTGACAAACTATATAAAGGCTGTTGGCGGTAAATCCAAATTAGAAGGCGTTAACTCATATTCCATGATTGCTGAAGCTGAAATGCAAGGTATGAAGTTGGAGCTGGAAATGAAAAAGACTACCAAAGATCAGTTTATGCAAGATGTAAAAATGCAGGGCAATTCCATGCAAAAACAGGTTTTGGACGGAGATTCCGGTTATATGATAGTTCAAGGCCAGCGTAAAGACCTTTCACCCGAAGAAATCGCAAAGATAAAGGAAGAAGCCGCAGCATTCCCGGAGCTCAACTATTTGGCCGCCGGCGATGTTACCTTGGAAGGTGTGGAGCCTGTTGGTGATTCCAAAGCATACAAGCTAAAAATAAGCGATAACAAAACAGCTTTTTATGATGTGGAAACTGGACTAAAGGTACAAGAAACCAATACACAGGAAGTACAAGGACAACAAGTAACCAGCACCATTGGATTCGATGATTACCAGGAAGTATCCGGCATTAAATTCCCGTTCAAGTTAATACAAAGTATGGGACCTCAAAATATGGAGTTTATTGTAAAAGAAATCAAAGTTAACGAGGGTGTAGAAGCCACTGACTTTAAATAA
- a CDS encoding F0F1 ATP synthase subunit epsilon produces the protein MYLEIVSPEATLFSGDVTSVTVPGVNGEFQMLENHAPIVSLLQAGNVKVKGNITIDEDFADKFSKGNNGETVLAISSGTVEMKDNKVIVLAD, from the coding sequence ATGTATTTAGAAATAGTATCACCCGAAGCTACTTTATTCTCAGGAGACGTAACCTCGGTTACCGTACCAGGAGTAAATGGAGAATTTCAGATGTTAGAGAACCACGCACCTATTGTATCTCTTTTGCAAGCTGGAAACGTAAAAGTGAAAGGTAACATCACCATTGATGAGGATTTTGCCGATAAGTTTTCCAAAGGAAACAATGGGGAAACAGTTTTGGCAATATCGAGTGGTACCGTGGAGATGAAGGACAATAAAGTAATCGTCCTAGCTGATTAA
- a CDS encoding TonB-dependent receptor yields the protein MKKLMFVSLMLLGLATYGQTTVQGKVVDENNEPIPGANVVLVGKAEGTTTDFDGNFTFNTSETPPFKLQFSSIGFSDFTTDVTSNNQTLSITLSAANTMLDEIVISASRTPERIFESPVSVERFGLKEIKNTTAESFYGGLQNLKGVDINTNSLTFQSINTRGFATFANNRFLQLVDGMDNTAPGLNFVLGNLVGMSELDVQSVEILPGASSALYGAGAFNGILFMRSKNPFDFQGISAYAKAGVTTQDAAGSNFYKDFGVRAAHAFSDKLAIKANLSVLTGEDWHANSRVDLNNPGADRSNPAYDGLNVYGDEVSTLLDFDAAAGFPTGTVGTALISRTGYDEADLADYGAESIKSDFALHYRPFADDLEIILNSRIGRGTTIYQGANRYAVSGFTMQQHKLEIKNDNFFIRGYIVSENSGDAYDTRFAAINVNRAWKSDTQWFTDYAGAYIPTYLGGIQGAGLTPEQASAQAHIAGRQAADQGRLIPGTPAFQSAFNTVVNDGDLTTGAKFIDKTKFRHVNGNYNLAHLIDDWADVQIGGSFREYELNSNGTIFTDIDGPIKYNEYGAYLQVQKKFLDDRLKFTGSARYDKNEFFDGFLSPRVSFAYTLGEERNHNLRVSVQQGFRNPTTQDLFIGLNAGRAILVGSAPANLDRDVRTFNISQKAQDDLGQPATVEIVGRAAYENAYSTSSLQAGAPEAVNTPLVKPEEIIAYEAGYRGQVGRFTIDLSGYYNSYSDFLANTTTAVPFYGEAGDGGLSLLAIQNGDYQVYQTFTNSEADINSYGATLGVDTKIGNFDLGVNYTFAELDIDEGKYPDLRTNFNTPKHKVKASFGNSELFKNFGFNVNYRWSDSYFWEASFADGDIPAFTVLDAQLNYSVPSLKSVFKVGGSNILGDEYYTAIGTGFVGSIYYLSWTINP from the coding sequence ATGAAAAAACTTATGTTTGTTTCCCTAATGCTGCTTGGTTTGGCCACCTACGGTCAAACTACGGTTCAGGGAAAAGTAGTTGATGAAAACAATGAACCCATACCAGGCGCCAACGTGGTTTTGGTGGGCAAAGCAGAAGGAACCACTACGGACTTTGATGGAAACTTTACATTTAATACTTCGGAAACACCCCCGTTCAAACTTCAATTTTCGAGTATAGGATTTTCAGATTTTACCACCGATGTAACATCTAACAACCAAACACTTTCCATTACGCTTTCGGCAGCCAATACAATGTTGGACGAAATCGTTATTTCTGCCTCGAGGACCCCGGAGCGTATCTTCGAATCGCCGGTATCCGTAGAAAGATTTGGTCTAAAGGAAATTAAGAATACCACGGCAGAGTCGTTTTATGGGGGTCTCCAAAATTTAAAAGGGGTGGATATAAACACGAACAGTTTAACGTTCCAGTCCATTAACACCAGAGGTTTTGCCACTTTTGCCAATAACAGGTTTTTGCAATTGGTGGATGGCATGGACAATACAGCTCCCGGGCTGAACTTTGTTCTTGGTAACTTAGTAGGTATGTCCGAGTTGGATGTGCAAAGTGTAGAAATCCTTCCAGGGGCCTCTTCCGCACTTTATGGTGCAGGTGCCTTTAACGGTATTCTGTTTATGAGAAGTAAAAATCCTTTCGATTTTCAAGGAATCAGTGCTTATGCCAAGGCAGGGGTAACTACCCAAGATGCCGCCGGCAGTAATTTTTATAAGGATTTTGGAGTGCGTGCTGCCCACGCTTTTAGCGACAAGCTTGCGATAAAGGCGAACCTTTCGGTACTAACGGGCGAAGATTGGCATGCCAATAGTCGCGTAGATTTAAACAACCCAGGGGCCGATCGTTCCAATCCAGCTTACGACGGATTGAACGTTTATGGTGATGAGGTTTCTACCTTGTTGGATTTTGATGCCGCAGCTGGTTTCCCAACAGGAACGGTTGGAACTGCTTTGATATCAAGAACAGGGTATGATGAGGCGGATTTGGCCGACTACGGAGCAGAAAGTATAAAATCTGATTTTGCGTTGCACTACAGGCCGTTTGCGGATGATCTTGAAATAATTTTGAACAGTAGAATAGGTAGGGGGACAACCATCTATCAAGGGGCAAACCGTTACGCAGTATCAGGCTTTACCATGCAGCAGCATAAGTTGGAGATCAAAAACGACAACTTCTTTATCCGAGGATATATCGTATCCGAGAACTCCGGGGATGCGTACGACACGCGTTTTGCGGCAATCAATGTGAATAGGGCTTGGAAATCCGATACTCAATGGTTTACAGATTATGCAGGGGCTTATATTCCTACTTATCTAGGAGGAATTCAAGGAGCAGGACTTACTCCTGAACAGGCTTCGGCCCAAGCACATATTGCTGGTAGGCAAGCTGCCGATCAAGGGCGATTAATTCCAGGCACACCTGCGTTCCAAAGTGCTTTTAATACAGTTGTAAATGATGGTGACTTGACGACCGGTGCCAAGTTTATCGATAAGACCAAATTCCGTCACGTAAATGGTAACTATAACCTGGCTCATTTAATTGATGATTGGGCAGATGTTCAAATAGGAGGTTCGTTCAGGGAATATGAACTGAACTCCAACGGAACCATTTTTACCGATATCGATGGTCCGATCAAATACAACGAATACGGTGCTTACCTACAAGTTCAGAAAAAATTCTTGGACGATCGTCTAAAATTCACAGGGTCTGCACGTTACGATAAAAATGAGTTTTTTGATGGTTTCCTTTCACCAAGGGTTTCTTTTGCCTATACATTGGGAGAGGAGCGTAACCATAATCTTAGGGTTTCCGTGCAGCAAGGTTTTAGAAACCCGACAACACAGGATTTGTTTATTGGTTTAAATGCGGGTCGTGCCATTTTGGTAGGTTCTGCACCAGCTAACTTGGATAGGGATGTGCGTACCTTTAATATAAGTCAAAAAGCTCAAGATGATTTGGGTCAACCAGCTACCGTAGAAATTGTTGGTCGGGCAGCCTACGAAAACGCTTATTCAACTAGCTCATTGCAAGCAGGTGCTCCTGAGGCAGTTAATACGCCGCTTGTTAAGCCTGAAGAAATTATTGCTTACGAAGCAGGTTATCGGGGACAAGTGGGCAGGTTTACCATTGATTTGAGCGGATATTACAATAGTTATTCCGATTTCTTGGCCAACACAACTACAGCTGTACCTTTTTATGGTGAAGCAGGCGATGGTGGTCTTTCCCTCTTGGCTATACAGAATGGAGATTACCAAGTATATCAAACATTTACCAACTCAGAGGCCGATATAAATTCTTATGGCGCTACTCTTGGGGTAGATACCAAAATAGGAAACTTTGATCTTGGCGTAAACTATACATTCGCTGAATTGGATATAGATGAAGGGAAATATCCTGACTTAAGAACAAATTTTAACACTCCAAAGCATAAGGTGAAAGCTTCATTTGGAAATTCGGAGTTGTTCAAAAACTTTGGATTCAATGTAAATTACAGGTGGAGCGATAGCTATTTCTGGGAAGCTTCATTTGCCGATGGCGATATTCCTGCGTTTACCGTGCTGGATGCACAGCTCAATTATTCCGTACCATCTCTAAAATCTGTCTTTAAAGTAGGTGGTTCCAATATTTTGGGAGATGAATATTACACGGCGATTGGTACTGGTTTTGTAGGTTCTATATATTATCTGTCCTGGACCATAAACCCTTAA